From Paenibacillus sp. PL2-23:
TAACGGTCATTTTCGGATGTTAGAACGATAATTGAGGTAAAGTCGGTGCGTTTAGGAGGGCTAAGAGTCAAGTTTGCCCGTTACAGGCTGGAAAGCGCTAAATTCGAGCTCTAAACGCATTTTTTGTCCGTTAGCGTTGTGGCGTTCGAACCACGTGAAAATGTTATAAATTCTATAATGTCAAGGTGAAACGGCTGTCGCCGTCCTTTGGCGGAGCAGCATACGTTTCGCTTTGAAATATAAGCCCAGTATAGAGAAAACTTATACTTTCTTATATTTTCAACAAACCGTCCGAGTGCGCCTCGAACAGCCGACATTTGCGTCCAAACCTCCCCACATCCCCCTCAAGCTAGCTACAGCCACCTGCCACTTTAGACGTTTGTGGCACGTCTATTTGACTCGAAGCGACCACATCTGCCCCTTTAGACGTTTGTGGTACGTCTATTTAACTCGAAGCGACCACATCTGCCTCTTTAGACGTTTGTGGCACGTCTATTTCACTTGAAATGACCATATCCGCCCCTTTAGACGTTTGTGGCACGTCTATTTCACTTGAAATGACCATATCCGCCCCTTTAGACGTTTGTGGCACGTCTATTTGACTCGAAATGACCACATCTGCCTCTTTAGACGTTTGTGGCACGTCTATTTCACTTGAAATGACCACATCTGCTTTCCGTGGCAGCTGCGATACAGTGTATCGTAATTACTGGCCCGGGTGCCACTTTCGACGTATGAACGACACCTCGTGCGACTCCTCCACTGCCTACACCCAGCGACTCCTCCGCTGCCTACACCCATCTTCTTGCTGCATCTCGCCCTATGTACGCTCGCTGCATCACTGCTCGTCCGCCGGCGGAATCAGCCGCCAGCGCCTCAGCCGCGCGGCCCACGCCTCGCCGCCCGGCAACGCGCGCCATTCGCGCGCGCTGACCACGCCCCCGCGCAAAGCCGCGGCGGCGAACACCACTGCGCCGACGGCTGCGCCCGTCAGCGCCAAGGCTGCCGCCTCGCCCCGCGGCGGCAGCCCCTGCCCGAGCGCGGCGGACAGCCCGCGCTCGGCCAAAAGCACGCTGGCGGCCATAACCGCCAGCGCCATCACGCCCGCGGCCGCGGGGCCGAGTCCCGGCCCGCGCCGCCAAGCCGGCGCATGCGGCGGGCGGAGCCCCGCAGCCGCATGGCGCAGCGCCGCCGCGCCCAGCATGGCGGCGGCGCTCAGCGCGACAACGCCGGAGAGGGCCGCTCCCTCGATACCGAGGGAGGGCACGAGAGCGGCGTTGAGCGCGCCCTTCAGCAGCGCTGCGAGGAGCAGCAGCGCGATAGGCGCCCGCGCGGAGCCAAGCGCTTGCAGCGCGGGCGCCACGACCGCGCTGACGCTGCCGGCGAGCGCGGTGCAGCCTACCAGCGCGAAGGCGGTTGTGCCCTTCGCGTCCTTGTAGAGCATGACGTTCAGCGGCTCCGCCAGCAGAACGAGCCCCAGAGCAGCCGCGCCGCCGGCCATCCAGGCGGCGCGCAGCTGCATATTCAGGCGCAGCTCCAGCGTCTGCGCCGCGCCCTGCGACTTGGCGGCGGCAAGGCCCGGCACCATAGCCGCGGCGGCCGCTCCCGCCACCATCGTGACCAGCTGCACGAGCGGGCCGCCCCGGCTGTAGACGCCGAAGAGGCTCATCGCCGCACCCTCCGCCATACCGCTCTCCCGGAGCAGCCGCGGCACCATGAAAGCGTCCACGACTCCAATAACGGGCACGACGATGGAGGCCAGCGCGGCCGGTCCGGCAAAGCTTGCCAGCCTCCGAATCTCGCCGAGCAGCTTGCCTGGGTACGGAGCAGCGTCCATCCGCTCCCGCTTCTTGGCGGAGCCTGGCCGCCAGCTTCTCGACGCCAGCAGCAGCAGTGCGACGGCCGCTCCCGCTGCCGCCCCGCTCATCACGCCGGCAGCCAGCTTGGCATCACTCCAGCCCGCCAGCAGTCCAACCTCCAGCGCTAGCAGCATGACGGCCACCCGGATCACCTGCTCCGCCACCTGCGATGCTGCGGACAAGCCCATCCTCCGCTTGCCTTGCTCATAACCGCGCAGCACAGCCACCAGCGGCGCGAACAGCAACGCCACCGACAAAATACGAATCGCCAGCGCAGCGGACTCGTCGCCGATGAAGGAGGCCGTCAGATCGGCGCTCATCCACATCAAGCCGAACGTCACCGCGCCGGTCACTCCCAGCAGCAGCAGCGCCGCTGCTACGGTAAGCCGCGTCCCCTCCTCGGAGCCGCCCTCCTCCAGACGGTGCGCGATCAGAATCGACACCGCCGTAGGAAGGCCTGCCGTCGCCAGCACCGAGATCAGCTGGTAGAACGGATAAACCGCGTTATAAATGCCGAAGACGCGATCCCCTGCCAAATTTTGAAGCGGAATCTTCTGCAAAGCCCCAATCAGCTTCGTCAGAAGAGCCGCTCCCGCCATCAGAATCACGCCGCTGCGAAGCAAGCGCAATTGGCGGCGGTCGTCCGAGCGCTTACGGCTCCCCATGCATTCCCCTGCTCCCATCCCTGCATTTGATACCTGAATTATAGCGCATATAGAGGAGCATGTTCAAAAATAAAGCCCAACACAACAAAGCTTCCCCGCTTTCGGGGAAGCCGCTGCAAGCCTTATGTGTACAGACGGGCTATTGCTCCATCTGCTTGGCGAGGAAGCCTGCCGCCGTCTCCGCCATCTTCATCTCCATCTGAGCCATCTTCACCGACTCGTCCTTGCTGAGCAGCACTACTGTGCCGATGGGATCGCCGCCTGCAATAATAGGGGATATGACGAATGAGCTGTATTCCTCCTGCAGATCCTTTACAATTTCGAACGGTCCGCCCACCGCTTCCGTCAACGTCTTGCGGTTGTCCATGCAGGTTTCCAACGTACCGCCGATTGGCTTGTCCATCAGCTCCTTCTTGGAAGCGCCCGCTACCGTAATGATGGTGTCGCGATCGGAGATCAGCGTAATATGGCCGGTGCTCTCATGGAGCGATTCCGCATATTCCTTGGCGAAGTCGCCAAGCTCGCCAATCGGGGAATACTTCTTCAGGATGACTTCGCCGTCGCGGTCAACAAAAATTTCCAAAGGATCTCCCTCACGAATACGCAAGGTGCGGCGAATCTCTTTTGGAATCACCACTCGCCCTAGATCATCAATACGACGTACTATTCCAGTTGCTTTCATTTCTTGTTGCCCCGCTTTCCTAGAGGATTGTGAATCGACTGGATACTTGCATCATTTATGATGGAATCACATCACTGAGAGCCCCACGAGGATCATCGCCGAACCATCACCGGTATTGAAAGGGGTCAAGCTTCCGAGGTGGCTTTGCTTTCGCAAAGCTGGAGGTCGCTCATCCATGTAAGTCCTGAGGTGAGGTTTTCTCAATCTGACCATAGTATTCATCCGCTCCCAGTATCTTATGCACGACCCCAGCGTACCCCAATCATGACTTTCTGGCAGCTGCTGGCGCCCCGCATCGTGCCGTCCAGGTCCTTACTATTCCCCAATCCTTGCAAGGATACCCAATCCCTCCGAGTCCTTCCCTGTCCCCTTGATCCCCCAAGCGTAAACGGCTGCGCCGTCCTTTGGCGGAGCAGCATACGTTTCGCGTTGAAATATAAGCCCAGTATAGAGAAAACTTATACTTCCTTATATTTTCAAAAAAACAGCATCCCCCGCCTCTTAGGGAGATGCTGTATGGGATCGCTCCATTATTTGTCACTCTCTGTGTCCATTCGCGGCTTGCCGAGCCTGCTCGACTTGGCCAGCGCCTCGCGCAGCAGAAACTCAATGTGTCCGTTGACGCTCCGGAACTCATCGGCAGCCCATTGCTCCAGTGCACGGTGTATATCCGGATCCAGGCGCAGCGGGAACGCCTTCTTCTCCTTAGCCACGGGAAGCGCCCCTTAGCTGTACAGAGAGCCTGTATTAATAACCGGCTGCGCCGCCCGGTCGGATACAATCGAGACCATCAGGTTGTTCACCATCGCCGCCCGCCGCTCGGCATCCAGCTCGATTCCGTTCTCCTCCAGCTTGCGCAGAGCCGCATCCACCATACCAACAGCGCCTTCCACGATTTTCTGGCGCGCCGCCACAATCGCAATCGCCTGCTGACGCTGCAGCATGGCGCTGGCAATCTCCGGCGAGTAGGCAAGATGCGTAATACGCGTCTCCCTCAGCTCCACGCCTGCCACGTCAAGCCGCTCCTGCAGCTCGCGCAGCAGCTCCGCAGCGACCTCGTCCGCATTGCCCCGAAGCGTAAGTCCGGAAGCATCCTCAAAAATATCATAAGGATATTGCGCCGCGATATGGCGAATCGCTGTCTCGCTCTGAATTTCTACGAAGCGCTCATATTGATCCACATCGAAGGAAGCCTTCGCCGTATCCACCACCTTGAACACAATAACCGCGCCAATCTCGACAGGGTTACCCTCCGCGTCATTCACCTTCAGCTTCTGGCTGTTGAAATTGCGCACCTTCAGCGATACCGTCGCCTTGGACGTCAGCGGCAACACCATCCACAAGCCGCTCTCCGTAATGGTGCCGATATACGTGCCGAAGAACGTAATCACCTTCGCTTCATTAGGCTGCACAATCACGAACGACGACAGCATAAGCAACGACAAGATGACGAGCGTTAAGCCGACGGTAATTATGATCCCCGACGGTGAATCGCTGGTCGCCTGCACAATCGTGAGCGCCGCTCCGCCTATGCCAGCCACAATCGCCACAAGCAATCCCAAATATCCGCTAACGTACAGTGCCCTTTTCTCCCTCATACGCCTCACCTCATATCAATATGATATTTTTATGATATCACTTTTTACAATATAAAACAATTGTTACTTAGCACAAAAAAGCCATTCTGCCCGCAGTCGCATCGCTTCTGCTTGCAGAACGGCTTTCATCCGCTCTCTTATTCCTTCTTCTCGTCGCCGGCTGCCGCGTCGCCAGCTGCTGCGTCGCCTGCGCCCTCTTCCTCCGCCTCAGCTTCATGAAGCGTAATGGTCAGCTCCTGCTTCGGCATGTCCTCTGTCATGAATTTCTCCAGGTACGAGTAGGCCGCTGCGCTTTTCACCTGCTCCTTATTCTCGTCGCTGAGCGCATCGTACGTTGTTTCCTCACGCTTCTCGACCTGGATGACATGGTAGCCATATTCGGTCTCGACAGGCTCGCCAATTGCGCCGATCTCCTGCTCCAGCGCCGCTTTCTTGAAGGCCTCTACCCAGCCGCCGGCCGCCTGCTTCTCATACAGGCCGCCTTTCTCCTTGGAGCCCGGGTCATCGGAGTATTCCTTAGCGATCGCCGTCCAATCTCCGCCGGCCTCCAGCTTCGCCTTGGCTTCCTTGGCGAGTGCAAGCGCCTCGTCGAGCGTGCGAAGCTCCTTGGATTCCTGCGTGGCCGGGTCCCTCTCCGACGTCGCCACCAGAATATGGCGAGCGGTGACGAGCGTGAAGTCGTTTTTCATGGTTTCGAATGACTTGTTAATATCCTCATCCGTCACCTGGGCGTTCAAATGCTCAATCGTCGCCGCGTTCAACAGAAGGAACGTCGCCATGTCTGCGTCGGTAATTCCCTTCTCCTCAACCTCAGCCGCGAACGTCTCGTCATTTTTCTTGAAGTCTTGGTAGAGCTTGAGCTGCTCGTCCACCTGCTCGCGAGCTGCCTTCAAGGCATCCTCCGAAGCTCGGGCGCCCAGAAGCTTGTACGACACATATTGCTCAAGCAGAACCTTCTTGAATTCCGGCACTTCTATAATGGACGCGTACGCCGGCTGCGACAGCGCATACAGACCCAGATATTTGTCCAATTCAGCTTGTGTTACCTGACCGTCTTTGTAGGTGGCGACGACCTCTCCGTCGCTTACGTCCTTGAACGAAAGCGAATGCCCTTTGTCGCCTCCGCATGCCGCCAGCATCGTCATGGCGAGCACTGCCGAAGCGATCAGCAGCGCCGTTCTGCGCCATGCCGATTTCCTTGTACTGTGGAACATGCCAAATCCCCTTTCGGTATGTAAGCTCAAAATATGGTTGCTCAATATATCGTATTGTAGCAGATCGGCGGCACCGATTGCCAATTTTGCTAGGAAGAGGCGTTCTGCAGCTGCTCTTTGCCCGTGACGGCTTCGCCGAAGCCGTCCATAAACTTCTCGCACAGATGGAGCTTCTGCTCCATGCTAAGGCCCTTGCCACGCAGCAGAATGGTCTGCGGCGCCTCTTGCTCCGCGCTTTGCTTGAACCGGTTCTCAAGCTGCAGGCAGAGCTGGTCCACCTTCTTCCGCGCAATACGCCCCTTCATGGCGTCGGACAGGCGCAGAATCAGATCATCGCCCTTCTGGCTGATGGCTTCGATGCCGAATTGGGCCCCGTATATTTTGAGCCGCGCGACTGACATGAGATTGCTGACGGCCTGCGGCAGGTCGCCGAACCGGTCGATCAGCTCATCCATCAGATCATCCGTCTCCGCAAACGATTTGGCCGCCGCCACCTTCTTGTAAATCTCGATCTTCTGAATGCTGTCATAGATATAGTCGGAGGGCAGATACGCGTCCACGC
This genomic window contains:
- the spoVT gene encoding stage V sporulation protein T, translated to MKATGIVRRIDDLGRVVIPKEIRRTLRIREGDPLEIFVDRDGEVILKKYSPIGELGDFAKEYAESLHESTGHITLISDRDTIITVAGASKKELMDKPIGGTLETCMDNRKTLTEAVGGPFEIVKDLQEEYSSFVISPIIAGGDPIGTVVLLSKDESVKMAQMEMKMAETAAGFLAKQMEQ
- a CDS encoding SPFH domain-containing protein gives rise to the protein MREKRALYVSGYLGLLVAIVAGIGGAALTIVQATSDSPSGIIITVGLTLVILSLLMLSSFVIVQPNEAKVITFFGTYIGTITESGLWMVLPLTSKATVSLKVRNFNSQKLKVNDAEGNPVEIGAVIVFKVVDTAKASFDVDQYERFVEIQSETAIRHIAAQYPYDIFEDASGLTLRGNADEVAAELLRELQERLDVAGVELRETRITHLAYSPEIASAMLQRQQAIAIVAARQKIVEGAVGMVDAALRKLEENGIELDAERRAAMVNNLMVSIVSDRAAQPVINTGSLYS
- a CDS encoding peptidylprolyl isomerase, yielding MFHSTRKSAWRRTALLIASAVLAMTMLAACGGDKGHSLSFKDVSDGEVVATYKDGQVTQAELDKYLGLYALSQPAYASIIEVPEFKKVLLEQYVSYKLLGARASEDALKAAREQVDEQLKLYQDFKKNDETFAAEVEEKGITDADMATFLLLNAATIEHLNAQVTDEDINKSFETMKNDFTLVTARHILVATSERDPATQESKELRTLDEALALAKEAKAKLEAGGDWTAIAKEYSDDPGSKEKGGLYEKQAAGGWVEAFKKAALEQEIGAIGEPVETEYGYHVIQVEKREETTYDALSDENKEQVKSAAAYSYLEKFMTEDMPKQELTITLHEAEAEEEGAGDAAAGDAAAGDEKKE
- a CDS encoding oligosaccharide flippase family protein, with translation MGSRKRSDDRRQLRLLRSGVILMAGAALLTKLIGALQKIPLQNLAGDRVFGIYNAVYPFYQLISVLATAGLPTAVSILIAHRLEEGGSEEGTRLTVAAALLLLGVTGAVTFGLMWMSADLTASFIGDESAALAIRILSVALLFAPLVAVLRGYEQGKRRMGLSAASQVAEQVIRVAVMLLALEVGLLAGWSDAKLAAGVMSGAAAGAAVALLLLASRSWRPGSAKKRERMDAAPYPGKLLGEIRRLASFAGPAALASIVVPVIGVVDAFMVPRLLRESGMAEGAAMSLFGVYSRGGPLVQLVTMVAGAAAAAMVPGLAAAKSQGAAQTLELRLNMQLRAAWMAGGAAALGLVLLAEPLNVMLYKDAKGTTAFALVGCTALAGSVSAVVAPALQALGSARAPIALLLLAALLKGALNAALVPSLGIEGAALSGVVALSAAAMLGAAALRHAAAGLRPPHAPAWRRGPGLGPAAAGVMALAVMAASVLLAERGLSAALGQGLPPRGEAAALALTGAAVGAVVFAAAALRGGVVSAREWRALPGGEAWAARLRRWRLIPPADEQ